GCGGGCGACGAAGCGGCGTTGCCAGGGTGTCTCCACGGTGTGTGACGCGTAGTGCTCCCGGACGTAGGCGACCGCCTCGCGGCCCGGCACCCCGTCCAGAACGGCGAGGCAGGCCAGCGCGAAGGTGGGCACCGGCCCTTCCGGAAGAGGGCGCCTGAGTCCCCGTCCGCGGACGAGCCGGCCCGAGGGCAGGCGTAGCACGCCCGCCGCCGCGGGCTCCCAGGAAGCGATCATGGAGCGAGCGTAGCCTTCTTCTCCCGGCCGAGGTGGGACGGGATTCGGACTCGTCCACCGGGCTGGATGATTCGGGCGGTGCGCCTTAACCTCAGTGCACGTGCGCGCGAGGGACGTCCTGCGCGCTGAGGATGCGTTGCAGCCGCTCCAGCCCGGTGTGCAGGCTCTGGTCGTCCAGGGCGTAGGAGAGGCGCAGGCATCCGGGGGCGCCGAACGCCTCGCCGGGGAGCAAGGCCACACCGGCCTCGTCCAGGATGAACGTCGCCAGTTGCACGGTGTTGGCGAAGGACTGGCCGAGGATCTTCCCGGCGAGCAGCCGTCTGACCGAGGGGAAGCAGTAGAACGCGCCTATCGGGGTCGGGCAGTCGACCCCGCGGATGCCCTGCAGTACGTCGACCATGAGCCGTCGGCGCCGGTCGTAGGCGGCGATGACGTCGTCGAAGCCGGGCCGGCCCGCCCGCAGCGCCGTGATCGCGGCCACCTGCGCGACGTTGGCGACGTTGGACGACATGTGCGACTGCAGGTTGACGGCGGCCTTGACGGCCTCGGCCGGGCCGTACAGCCAGCCCACCCGCCAGCCGGTCATGGCGTAGGTCTTCGACACGCCCCCGATGACGATGCACCGATCCCTGATCTCCGGAGCCGCCACCGGCATGGAGTCGGCCACCGCGCCGTCGTAGACGAGGTGCTGGTAGATCTCGTCGCTGATCACCCAGATTCCCCGCCGCGCCGCCCAGGCCCCGATGGCCCGGGTCTCCTCCCGCGTATAGACGGTCCCGGTCGGGTTGGCCGGGGAGCCGAAGATCAGCACCCTGGTCCGCGGCGTCAGCTGCGCGTCCAGGAGCTCGGGCGTCACCTTGTAGTCCTGCCGGGCATCGGTGCGCACCGTGACCGGGGTCGCGCCCGCGAGGCGTACGGCCTCCGGGTAGGTGGTCCAGTAGGGGGCCGGCACGAGCGCCTCGTCGCCGGGATTCAGCAGGACCATGCAGGCGAGATATACCGCTTGCTTCGCGCCGTTGGTCACCATGATTTCCGCGTCGTCCAGCGCGAGACCCGTGTCCACGTGAACGGCCTGAGCGATCGCCCGGCGCAACTCGGGCAGCCCCGCCGCCGAGGTGTACCGGTGATTGACGGGGTCCGCACAAGCCCGCTGCGCCGCTTCGACAATGTGGTCGGGGGTCGGGAAATCCGGCTCCCCGGCGCCGAAACTCACGATGCGATGTCCCGCGGAACGCAACTCGGCGGCCCTGGACGAAACCGCCATCGTCGCGGACCCGCCAATGGCGCCTGCTCTTTCGCTCAGTCCGATGGACATGGTTCTCCTCTCACGATCACAAAAGGGTGCTGGAAACTAACGGGTGACGTCGGCCAGGGCTTTGAGGAACACGTCGTTCTCGTCGGGATGTCCGACTGTGACGCGCAGCCATCCACCTGGACCCAAGTCACGCACCAGCACGCCCCGCCCGGCCAGCCGCGCGGCCACCGCCGACGAATCGGCGCCGGTGTCGAAGAACAGGAAATTCGCGTCGCTCCGCGCGACCGTGTGGCCGGAGGAGACCAAGGCGTCGCGCATTCTCCCGCGCTCGGCGAGAATGACCGGAATATTCGCCAGCAGCTCATCGGCGTGGTCGAGGGCGGCGAGCGCGACCGCCGCCGTCAGCGTCGACAGGTGGTACGGCAAGGCGACGATCCGCAACGGAGTCAGCACATCAGCCGACGCGACCAGGAATCCCACGCGAATACCAGCGAACCCGAAAGCCTTCGACATCGTCCGGGATATCACGAGCTGCGGGTACCGGCTGAGCAGCCCTGCCCGACTCCCGACGGCGGAGAACTCGATATACGCCTCATCCAGCACCACCAGCCCAGGCCCGGCGTGCAGGACGGTGTCCAGCGTCGCGGGATCCAGCGGCGTCCCGGTCGGATTGTTGAGCGCGCAGAGGAAGACGATATCGGGCCGGTCGCGTTCGATCGCCGCGGCGGCAGCCTCCGGACTCAGCCCGAAATGCGAGTCGCGATCAGCCTGAATCCACCGGGTGCCGGTAACGGTCGCGATCTGTTCGTGCATCGAATAGGTGGGCCCGAATCCCAGGGCGGTTCTGCCGGGGCCGCCATAGGTCTGCAGCAGGTGCAGCAGCACCTCGTTGGAACCATTTCCGGGCCACACCATGTCGGCGCCGACGCCATGTCCGATGTATCGCGCCAATGCCGATCGCAGTGCGGAGAGGTCGCTGTCCGGATAACGGTTCGCGGTGGTGAGCGCTTTGGCGGCGGCGGAACACAACGCATCCAGATGCCGTCCGTCCGGCGGGCAGGGACTCTCATTGTTGTTCAACAGCGCGACAGGATCGACTGCCGAGGGAAACCGCCGCGTCCCGATCGTGTCGTAGGGGGAGGCCGCACGCAGATCATCCCGGACGGGCAGGGGTGCCGTACGTTCCTCTGAGGGAGCCAACACTTAATCTCCGATTGCGTCTTGTGATCCGGTGATGCGCGCGACCAGACGGTGCATCGACGTTTTCCAATTGCTTTCCAGCTCTTGGAACGTCACCGCGAAATCCTGCTCCTGCAGAGCCCGCGCGATACGCTTGTGCTGTTCGATCGACTCTCGAACGCTATGCGGATCGCCGAGGTAGGCATGCTCGTAGCGGTGGACGATGCGCTTGGTGTCGGTGATCATCTCCAGGAGGCGGGCGTTCGGGCACGCCTCGAGCAAACTCGCGTGCCACTCGTCGTCGGCGCGTTGCACACCGCGGACATCTGCGGCCGTCGCCATCTTCTCCGCGAGCTCGATGAGCTCTGGCGCGCGCCGGGCGAGCTCCTCGGGGTCGGAGAGCTTGACCGCGAGCACTTCGAGCTGAGCGATGATCGGATAGGTGTCGCGGACTTCCTGCTCGCTCAGCACGGAGACCCAGTAGCCCCGGTTGGGCCGGGCGTCGAGAATGCCCTCCTGGGCCAGGCTCGCCAGCGCCTCACGCAGCGGCGTACGGCTGACACCGATCTCCGCCGCGAGGTGTACCTCGTTGATGCGACTGCCCACCGGATACTCGCCTCGGAAAAGGCGGTCGAGAACCTCGTCTCTCACCTGCTCACGCAAAAGTCTGCGAGCGACCGCCATTTTCGCCTCCAAGCATGCTTCCGATGCTGTCAAGATAAGCATACTACATACTGAACTCAGTGTGCACGGAGCGCTAGGGTGGGGCCGAATCCCATCACTCCCCTATGCTCCGGAGGCGGCACCATGCCAGGCTTCGCCATCACACGAACGCCAAAAAAACCCATGCCGAGCAGCGGTTCCGCGCTGACCGTCAGCGACGATCCCCGGGACGCTCCCCAGCGATTCCACCAATCGATGCCGGGCTACGCCCGCACCCCGCTTGTCGAATCGCCCGAGCTGGCACGTCGGCTGGGAGTGGGGCGAGTCCTCGTCAAGAACGAGCAGTCCCGCCTCGGGCTGCCATCGTTCAAGATCCTCGGGTCGTCCTGGGGGGTCTACCGAACGTTGTCCGAGCGGCTCGGCCTTGATCCGACGCTCACTTTCGAACAGGCGCGCCAGGCCGTACGGCCGTTGCGTGACCACGTGCTGACGTGTGCCACGGACGGGAACCACGGCAGAGCCGTGGCTCACATGGCGGCTCTCCTCGGCATGCGCGCCCGCATCTACGTTCCGATCGACGTGTCGTCCTCGCGGGCGGAGGCGATCGAGGGCGAGGGAGCGGAGGTGATCCGGGTGTTCGCGAGCTACGACGACACGGTGCGCTATGTCGCCGTCCAGGCCGATCGGGACGACCACGCCATCCTGGTGTCCGACACCGCCTGGCCGGGGTACGAGACCGTGCCCCGCTATGTGATCGACGGCTACTCGACGATCTTCCACGAGGTGGACGAGCAGTTGACCGAGTTGGGTCTCGACCCTGCCGACGCCGTGGACCTGGTGATCGCCCCCGCGGGCGTCGGCGCGTTCGCCGCGGCGGTGGGCCTGCACTTCGGTCCCCGCGCGGCGACGCGCATCGCCACCGTCGAGCCTGACAGCGCCGACTGCGTCCACCGCTCACTCGCCGCCGGCGTGCGGATGACGGTCCAGGGCCCTCACCACTCCATCATGGCGGGCCTGAACTGCGGCGAGACGAGCGTGGTCGCGTGGCCGATCCTGCTCGACACGGTCGACGCGACCATCACGGTCGACGACGACAACGCGCGCCAGGCCATGCGGATCTTCGCCGACTGCGGGATCGAGTCGGGTGAGAGCGGCGCCGCCTCACTCGCGGGCGCGCTGCTGGTATCCGCGGATCCGGGCTTCCGTGACGACCTGGGACTGACCCGGAGCAGCACGGTCCTGTTGCTGAACACCGAAGGCGCGAGCGATCCGGTGAGCTATCGCAGCATCGTCGGAGATCAAGGCGCCGCGAACGTGCCGGTCACCGGCCGGTCGAGTGATTGACGCGGTGAGCGGGGCACCGGCAGGCGTGCGCGCCGCCTGATCCGGACCGGCCCGGCGGCAGCTGTGGCCGTGGTCTGGACACGTGCGTAGGACTCCCCCGTGCGGGGCCTGCGCACGTGATCTTCCAGTGCCCGCATCCGGCAAGCCGACGCCGTTCCGCACCTCCTCCGCGCCGGATCATCACCGGCGACAGCGGGCGTCGGTGAGGGCCTGTAACGCGGCCACCTCGCATATTTCCCCAGAAGGTTCCTCTATCCATGTCCCTTGACAGCGACAGTGCCGTATCTGCATTCTGAATGCAGCACGCAGTTGGAAGCGCGTGGGGAATGCCTCGACTGCCTGCGTCACACGACTGCCAGTTCTGGCGTCATGACGGTTTCCATCAAAGGTGGGTTGGCTGTGTTCCTGCGCGTCAGAAGTAGGGCGACCATCGGCTTAACAGCTGTCGTGTTAACTACGGTGGCCTCGTGCGGCGGCTCCGGAGCCGCGAAGAAGGCGGAGGCGTTCTCCGCCGCGATCCTGGAGCCGTCGTCGCTCATGCCGGCCAACTACTCCGAAATCTACGGAGCGCAGGTGGTGTCCGCGCTCTTCACTCCTCTGGTGACGTTCGACATCAAGACGAACCAGACCGAGCTGAAGGTCGCCGAGAGCATTGAATCCGCCGACAACAAGGTGTGGAAGGTCAAGCTCAAGCCCGGCTGGAAGTTCCACAACGGCGAGGCCGTGACGTCGAGGTCGTTCGTGGACGCGTGGAACTTCGCCGTGAACAAGAAGTCCGCCCAGCTGAACGCCTACGTCTTCGGCGAGATCAAGGGATACCCCGACGTCGTCTCCGGCGCTCAGCAGACGATGTCGGGGCTGCGCGTCGTGGACGATCAGAATTTCGAGATCACGCTGGTGAGACCGTGGTCGCAGTTCAAGCAGCTGCTGGGTTATCCCGCGTTCTCGCCGCTGCCGTCGGTTGCCTACCAGGACCCGAAGGGGTTCGAGCAGAAACCGATCGGGAACGGTCCGTTCGCCATCGAAGGCATCTGGCAGCACGACCAGCAGATCACGCTGCGCCGCTACGACCCCTATCCCGACGCCAAGGCCAAGGCCAAGGAAGTCCAGTTCAAGATCTACCAGAGCTTCGACACCGCCTACAACGACCTGCTCGCCGGCAACCTCGACGTCCTGCCCGCCGTTCCGACCGCCAGGATCACCGAGGCCAAGAGCCAGCTGGGAGACCGGTTCCAGGAGTCGCCGAGCGGCCGGATGGAATACCTCGGGTTCCCCCTGGACAGCGACAAATTCAAGTCCGCCGGCGTCCGCAGGGCCATCTCGATGGCCATCGACCGGGCGGCGATCACCAAGGCGATCTTCCAGGGCACGCGCACCCCGGCGACCGGCTACGTTCCGCCCGTCGTCCCCGGTGCGCCGAAGGACGCCTGTGGCGCCACGTGCGTTCACGACGCCTCCGCGGCCAAGGCAGCCTTCGACGAGGCGGGCGGCATCCCCGGCAACACCTTCACCATCGGCTACAACAGCGACGCCCCCGAGAACAAGGAGTGGGTGGAGGCCGCCGCGGGCCAGATCTCGAAGGATCTCGGCGTGAACGTCCAGACCAAGGCCTATCCCAAGCTCGCGGTGCTGCTCGGGGACCTGGGCAGCGGAAAGGTCGACAGTGCCTTCCGCACGGCGTGGACCTTCTACTTCCCCAGCCCGGAGAACTATCTCAAACCGCTGTTCACCCAGAACGCCGGCGAGAACTTCTCCGGCTACAAGAACGACAAGTTCGAAGCGCTGCTGCGCGACGGTGCGGCCGCCCCGAGCCCGGAATCCGCGAACGCCACGTACGCGGAGGCCGAGCAGGTGCTCCTCCACGACATGCCCTACGTGCCGCTGTGGTACCAGGGCGTGATGGTTGGACACTCCAAGCGGGTCAGCGACGTGAGCGTGGACTCCTTCCGCAGGTTGCGGGTCGAGTCCGTGGTCGCGAACTGACCACGCGGTTGAACGGAGAAAGCAATCTTGCCTCGTTATGTCATCAGCCGCGTCCTACAAGCGGTGCTGGTCCTGGTCGGCGCGACTCTGGTCATCTTCATCCTCACCTTCGCCCTGCCGGGTGACCCGGTACAGGCCCTGGCCGGGGAACGGGCGGCCGATCCGGCGTTCGCGGAGGCGATCCGAGCCCGTTACCACCTCGACGAGCCGCTGTTGCAGCAGTACGGCCGCTTCCTGCTCGGGGTCGTCCAGGGCGATCTGGGTGAGACCTACAGCGGCCAGGACGTGGCCCAGATGCTCAGTGAGCGGATGTGGGTCAGCGGTCAGCTCG
Above is a genomic segment from Streptosporangium album containing:
- a CDS encoding pyridoxal phosphate-dependent aminotransferase; the protein is MSIGLSERAGAIGGSATMAVSSRAAELRSAGHRIVSFGAGEPDFPTPDHIVEAAQRACADPVNHRYTSAAGLPELRRAIAQAVHVDTGLALDDAEIMVTNGAKQAVYLACMVLLNPGDEALVPAPYWTTYPEAVRLAGATPVTVRTDARQDYKVTPELLDAQLTPRTRVLIFGSPANPTGTVYTREETRAIGAWAARRGIWVISDEIYQHLVYDGAVADSMPVAAPEIRDRCIVIGGVSKTYAMTGWRVGWLYGPAEAVKAAVNLQSHMSSNVANVAQVAAITALRAGRPGFDDVIAAYDRRRRLMVDVLQGIRGVDCPTPIGAFYCFPSVRRLLAGKILGQSFANTVQLATFILDEAGVALLPGEAFGAPGCLRLSYALDDQSLHTGLERLQRILSAQDVPRAHVH
- a CDS encoding histidinol-phosphate transaminase, translating into MLAPSEERTAPLPVRDDLRAASPYDTIGTRRFPSAVDPVALLNNNESPCPPDGRHLDALCSAAAKALTTANRYPDSDLSALRSALARYIGHGVGADMVWPGNGSNEVLLHLLQTYGGPGRTALGFGPTYSMHEQIATVTGTRWIQADRDSHFGLSPEAAAAAIERDRPDIVFLCALNNPTGTPLDPATLDTVLHAGPGLVVLDEAYIEFSAVGSRAGLLSRYPQLVISRTMSKAFGFAGIRVGFLVASADVLTPLRIVALPYHLSTLTAAVALAALDHADELLANIPVILAERGRMRDALVSSGHTVARSDANFLFFDTGADSSAVAARLAGRGVLVRDLGPGGWLRVTVGHPDENDVFLKALADVTR
- a CDS encoding GntR family transcriptional regulator, which codes for MAVARRLLREQVRDEVLDRLFRGEYPVGSRINEVHLAAEIGVSRTPLREALASLAQEGILDARPNRGYWVSVLSEQEVRDTYPIIAQLEVLAVKLSDPEELARRAPELIELAEKMATAADVRGVQRADDEWHASLLEACPNARLLEMITDTKRIVHRYEHAYLGDPHSVRESIEQHKRIARALQEQDFAVTFQELESNWKTSMHRLVARITGSQDAIGD
- a CDS encoding diaminopropionate ammonia-lyase, whose amino-acid sequence is MPSSGSALTVSDDPRDAPQRFHQSMPGYARTPLVESPELARRLGVGRVLVKNEQSRLGLPSFKILGSSWGVYRTLSERLGLDPTLTFEQARQAVRPLRDHVLTCATDGNHGRAVAHMAALLGMRARIYVPIDVSSSRAEAIEGEGAEVIRVFASYDDTVRYVAVQADRDDHAILVSDTAWPGYETVPRYVIDGYSTIFHEVDEQLTELGLDPADAVDLVIAPAGVGAFAAAVGLHFGPRAATRIATVEPDSADCVHRSLAAGVRMTVQGPHHSIMAGLNCGETSVVAWPILLDTVDATITVDDDNARQAMRIFADCGIESGESGAASLAGALLVSADPGFRDDLGLTRSSTVLLLNTEGASDPVSYRSIVGDQGAANVPVTGRSSD
- a CDS encoding peptide ABC transporter substrate-binding protein; translated protein: MLTTVASCGGSGAAKKAEAFSAAILEPSSLMPANYSEIYGAQVVSALFTPLVTFDIKTNQTELKVAESIESADNKVWKVKLKPGWKFHNGEAVTSRSFVDAWNFAVNKKSAQLNAYVFGEIKGYPDVVSGAQQTMSGLRVVDDQNFEITLVRPWSQFKQLLGYPAFSPLPSVAYQDPKGFEQKPIGNGPFAIEGIWQHDQQITLRRYDPYPDAKAKAKEVQFKIYQSFDTAYNDLLAGNLDVLPAVPTARITEAKSQLGDRFQESPSGRMEYLGFPLDSDKFKSAGVRRAISMAIDRAAITKAIFQGTRTPATGYVPPVVPGAPKDACGATCVHDASAAKAAFDEAGGIPGNTFTIGYNSDAPENKEWVEAAAGQISKDLGVNVQTKAYPKLAVLLGDLGSGKVDSAFRTAWTFYFPSPENYLKPLFTQNAGENFSGYKNDKFEALLRDGAAAPSPESANATYAEAEQVLLHDMPYVPLWYQGVMVGHSKRVSDVSVDSFRRLRVESVVAN